The genomic DNA CAGTTAGGAGTTACGCACTTGAGTGAGGATTTGGGGGGAAATAAGATTGATAAAATCGCGTACAGAACGGCATTTACCCGAATCCTAAGGTGCCTGCGTTTACAAGGTATAACGATTCCAGAAACAAGAAACCCACAACGTCAATAAAACACGATTCCGACGGGCTGAAGTGAGGAGCCAACCCATGGTTTTGTCAACGTTCAACTGCGTAAGTCCTACACATAATTCCTTGCACGACCTCTTTTTCTGGGCTCCTGCCTGAAATACGGGTATTAACAGCATGAGAAACCAAGGTGCCCTGACCAGTTCCTAACGGAACGATCCTGGCAGGGTTCGTATAAAAATCTCGACACTTTTTCACCAGCACGTCCAGGCACAGGCCGCCTAGGGATTTCCTCCAGGGCCCACTAGATGCGGGCGAGTGCATGGAGGCCTGGTATGGTTTGGCTTTTCTTGGAACGCGGAATGTTTACAGCAAATAAGAAATTCACGAAGAATTTTATCGTGAAAAAATACACTTGACCGCGATGAAGCCGCTCATCTGCGAGAAAAGCCGGTGCTACTCGAGCCCCTCCACCCGCCGCCGCAGTTCCTCCCGATCCATCTTGGCGTAGATGGCGCTGGTATTTACATCGGCATGGCCCAGCAGGGTGGCCACAGCATAAAGATCCCGCAGACCCTGGTAGTAGCGGGTACCTGCGGTGTGGCGGAGCAGGTGCACCCCGCGGTAGCGGGCCGGGAAACCCAGCGCCCGGTAATGATCGGCAAAGCGGAGCTGCAGATTTCGAGCCCCCATCCGCCGCCCGTGGGCCTTACGCCCGCCCAGGTTGATCAGGAGGGCGGACTCGCCAGCCCGGGCGTGAAGGAGGCGCAGCCTCAACCAGGCCTCGAGCTCCGCCCGCAGGCTTTTGCCCAGAGGCACACTGCGGCCTTTGCCACCCTTACCCTGGCGTACCTCGAGCAGGCCCTCCTCGAGGTGCACATGCTCCACATCCAGCGCCACCACCTCAGAAAGCCGCAGCCCGACCTCGCCCATCAGCCGGGCAGCCAGGTGGTCGCGCCTGGACGCCTCGTCTTCACCGGAAAGGTGGGCCAGAAGCTTGGCGTATAGCCGGGCCGGCAGGGCCGGGCGGCGCTCATGGGCCGGGGTGGGATCGGTGGGGGAGGGGGTCTCCGGCACGGTGGAGACCCCTGCCCAGCGCAGCGCCCGGTAGAAGCTCCGCACGGCAGCCAGTCGGGCGGCCAGGCTGGCCGGGCGCAGGGGACGGCGGCGCTGGGGGGCTAACCGCTGGCTGCCCTCGGTCTCGAGGGTATGCAGCCAGATGTCCACCTCGTCCGAGCCCACCGTCCACAAGGGCATCCGGGGCCCGGCGGCCTCCGGGGGCCAGGCCCAGGCCAGGAACTCGCGAATCCCAGCCTCGTAGGTAGCCAACGTGTGGGGGCTGAGGCGGGCACGTCGCCGTCCTTTGAGGGCTAGGTAGGTGCGGTGCAGCTCGAGTAAGCGCTCCTCATCACGGGTTTGCAGGGCCTGAAGGGCCTGCACCCGGCGCTTCTTGGGGTCCTGCCAGTTGGCCAGGGAGACCAGCATGAAAGTAGTCTATCAAATTTCGCATAATTTCACTTATGCGAAATAATAAAAAAAGAAAGCCTTATTAGTGTTTTATTTCACGATAAAACTATTCGTGAAAATAATGTCTGCTATGGCCAGGTTAACCGGTGTAGGATGTCGGCTGTTCGGTAATGCGGTGTCTGAACTCAGTCGGATCCTCATTTGGGAGTTTGCAAAAGTTGCTCATAGACCGTGCAAATTTGGTCGAGCACAGTGTCTACCTCTACCCAGCTGTTAAAGCGACCCCAGCCAATCCGCACGGTGTCGTAAGCCAGGTTTCTGGGCAAGCCAATGGCGGTGAGAACATACGAGGGCTCTGGAGCACCGGAGTTACAGGCTGATCCCATGCTTAGAGCAATCTCAGGCAGGTTCAAAATTAGGGCATCTGCTTCTACCCCCGGAAAGGTAATGCTGCTGTTGCCGGGCAAACGGCAGTTCAGATCGCCATTGAAACGAGCACTCGGGATTCTCAAACGGATGCCCTGTTCAAAAGCATCCCGCATTTGGGATATGCGGCGAGCTTCTTCCTCCAGTTCCGAACCAGCTATCGCACAGGCAGCCCCAAGCCCGACAATCCCCGGTACGTTGAGGGTGCCCGATCGCAAACCCCATTCCTGGCCGCCTCCCAGTATTTGCGGCGCAAGCAGTCCCTTCTTCAGGTCTTGGTGGATGTATAAGGCTCCCGCACCCTTGGGGCCATAGATTTTGTGGGCACTGAGAGAAAGCAAATCCACTCCCCAAGCTGCCACATTTACCGGAACCTTACCCACGGCCTGGGCAGCATCACAGTGAAGGAAAGCTCCGGCCTCTTTAGCTAGCGCAGCAACCTGGTCAATCGGCTGAAGGGTGCCTATTTCGTTGCTGGCAGCTTGTATGGAAACAAGGAGAGTGTGGTCGTCAATGAGGCTTTGTGCAGCCTCCAGATCAACCCTCCCTTTTGAGTCAACTGGCAAGAACACAAGCTCGAAGCCCTCTTGCGCTAGCCTTCGCATGGGCTCGAGTACGGCCTTATGTTCGATGGGGGAGGTCACCAAGCGCCTGCGAGGGCCCTTGTAGGCGCTGGCAATACCAAAAATTGCAAGGTTATTGCTCTCGGTAGCACCACTAGTAAATACGATCTCACTGGCCTTAGCCCCGATAAGCTGTGCTACTTGATAACGGGCCTGTTCAACCGCATCGGCGGCAGCGCGACCTAGGGCGTGAAGGCTACTCGAGGGATTGCCAAAATGCTCGGCAAAAAAAGGAAGCATTGCCTCCACAACCCGCGGGTCGCAGGGCGTGGTCGCGTGATTATCCAGATAGACTACTTTCATCGTTTTCGAGGTACTGTTCATACTGTCTGTACTCGCCATCTAGAATATAAAGCTGGTTCCAAATCAGCTGTCTAAGCTCTAGGGCGGGCTTGAGACAGTAGGTTTCGAACTCCTCCGGGCTCACCTCCCCATGCGGGAACTGCAACTTCATAAGACCACTGGCAATCGCACGTACGGACTCCTCATTACGTCTATACGGACGCTCTCCTTTTAATCTGATATGGCGAGCACAATACTGATCAGCGCTGAAATCGTCCCGCAAACTAAGCAAGATGTCCCCAAAAAAGTCCGACTTTAGTCCTACAGCAGGTTCGGTTTCGGGTCCAATGAGAAAATGGCTGCTTAGCTTTGGGAGCTTCCAACCAGGAATCATGCCCCGAATGCGATCAAGGAAGGCGGTTTCTTGTAGGAACTTAGGCAGCTCTTCTACAATCACCTCTCGAAGAGGTCGTTGATATTCATCTAAAGTGATGTTAGCCAAAAGCACAAGTCCACAGTCGCTAGCTGTTTCATGGAGGCCTCCGCGGGTAAGCTTGCCATTAGCAAGGTATCCCTTCAAACCGCCTACAATCTCCTCCGGTTTCTCGAATCGGAGGGTTTGCACCTCGTCTAAAACCACCACCGAGAGGCGGGCTAGCAACCCCCACTGTCCTGTGGCGTTGTTAACAAACAACACTGCTGGAGAAATGTTACCCCCACTCACCAAGCGTACCTTGGGGCTAATGTTTTCGTAGATATAGCTTTTTCCCGTTCCCTTTGGTGCAAGCTCCATCAGATGTAGATTTTTTTGTACAAGCGGTAGCAATCGGCACAACAGTAGTGTTTGCTCTTCCTGGGTAAATGCACTTGGTACATAGCCCATTGAGATCAGCAACAATGACCGCCACTCTTCGAGAGAGAAGGCTCGCCGTGATTCCTTGAACAAATCTAGATTTACCGTTGCCTGCATTGGCTTGAAACTCAAAATAGCAGGCCCATCTGACAATCGGCTAATCTCGGTAACTCCCCAGAGACCCTGGCGCAAGAGATCGGGGTACTGGTTGAGCAGATCGTTCGAAATAGCTGCATCGTTAATACCAAGCAGGCTCATTTTGGCGAAGTGCGATGGTTTTTTTATGCGGGTAAGATCTACCTCGGCTTGAACAGGGGTCAAAACGCGCACTGTCTCGCCCTGTGCAATTTTGTGCTTGAGAACATTCTGTTCGTTCGGACCAGGAATTACGCGTTTGGCCCATTCCTGTACTTTATATGCTTCTTCTGGCGTAAGAGGGCCGACCCCTGGCACTACGCTTTCCAAAACCCACTCAGCAACATATGCCGGCACCCCCCGCTTTTGCAGTTGGCTCATCAACAGACGACGCTTATCTATGGCCAGCCGCCCAAAGACCCGGTTGACTTTCTCACTTAAGCTGGTTGCAGTCGCATCCCTAGCGCTCACAGTAAGTCCTCTAAAGGATTATCGCCTTGTTGATACATCTCTTCTACCTCTAAGTGAACCTTTGCCTCGATCTGAGCTCGGTCTTGGTCTGGCCAGCGTAAGAAGACCTGGGCCCGCAAGGATTGTGCATCACGTTTGGAAGGCCACATGAGAATTTCGAGTGGGAACTCGAGTGACCCCATTGCGGATACTATTCTTTGAATGGGGAAAGTCTGTTGTTGTTTTCCGCCCAGGTGAAGCTCGAGGATCTCAACTGAAATCGGGTTGGGGTTTCTTACTTTTAGTACAGCCTGCCCCGCTTTCTCTGCCACGCCTTTACCCAGAATCTCGGCCTCTACATTCTTCAGCTGGTAATCTCTGGCCAGCACCCACCAGGGAATCAGCACTTCTTCGGGGTATATGCCCCCATGTGGGTAGGCATCTACCCCTTGCTTACCATCCTGGGTCAGGAAGGACTCCCCAGATAAAACCACTGCACAGTCCTGCACAAGTCCAAATGCATCTCGATGGAGATAGGCCAGATCTTCTTTGATTTCAAAGCTTTCATGCAAAAGCAAGTCGCCCAGAGCTGCCCTCTGCCGGGATTGTGCATTTTTGGGAAGTGGATGAACCCTTGGCGCCAGATCCAATAAACGGCCATGATCGGTAGTCACAACAATTCGCAGTGGAATTTGATCGGGAAGGGTAAGTGCGAGGTTGGTTAGGCGCTCAGCGAAACCCGTCAGAATCCCTCGGGCATTCTTCAGCGCCACATCTTTTTCGGTCGCAGCGTGGTAAGTGCTATCCGGTTCTGGGTCTTTCCATATGATTAGGTCGCCCGGGTGTGCACCAACGAGTGCCTCCTTAACATCTTTGTCCTTAGTTAGAACCTTACCCAGATCGGGCTGATCTTTCGCAAGAGCTGGCTTTACCCCTTTCAGAAGCGCGGGCTTGGCACACTCAGTGATGGTAGGTAGAGGAGCGAAGGCTACCTCAGCCTGAAGCAGTGTGATGCGCTGATGGTGATCGAAGCGCCTCAGCTCCTCCCAAAGATGCTGCATATCCGCGTAGCCCAAGCCGTCTAGCACCACCATGAGGGTTACTACATCTGATTTTGGAAGCTGTTTGGCCTTGACCCAACTCAGGTATGGGCGGGCAGATCCATCCGAAAGAGCATCTTTATATAGCTGCAGGTACTGCTCCGCAAACTCCCTTCCGATTTGATGGATTTTTTCACTATGATCGGGATGATCCGTAGCCCAATGCCGGTAGGGCAAATATTCTTGAATGAACCATGATCCAAACTGTAAAACATCGCTCGGCACTGGTTCCGGGACCTTGGGAGGAAGGAGCTTTTGAAGTTTTTCCCTGACAGGCCCCCTAACATACTCCTCAAAAAATCTGAGCAACTCGCGGTTAAGCCTTTCGGGATGCTCTAAGCAGTAGCTAGCCCCGACTTGGGCTGCAATAGCTAGAAGGTGCTTATCAGCCCTCAAACTATGGACGGTGCTAAGGAATTTCTCGGGATCTCGCAGAACCTGGGTTTTAAAATCATCCTGCAAGCGTTGAATCAGATTAGTAGATAGATCAATCGGGAAACCTCCCCAGCTTAAGGGTTGTTCCATCCCCAGCCATCTTTTCAATAAAGCAAATGCCGTTTCTTCGCACCTAGCCTCGTAGGCGGCGCGTTCTTGACCCGCATAGTTTGTCTTGTACAAGTCGCCCAGGCAGGCCAACACAACCCTTTCTGCCTCGCTTGGCGTATGCTCCAGCCACCACAGCAGCCACCTGGCCGCGTGGTCGGGCCCCGGTTCGTCACCCCACCAGGCCTCGCTCCATAACAACTGGGCCAGACGGGGAAGATCAAGGTCCTGCTCATAAGGCAACCGCCCACCCAGAAGACCCGTGAGTTCTTTAGCTTGCACTGGGGATAGGCTTGGACAAAGCTCAAGAAGACGCCTCGAGGGCGATTGCAACGTATGGACTGTAATACCTCGACCCAGAGCAAATTCTTCCGCCCAGCGACATAACTTCTTGCCACGAATAACCCCTTCCCCTGGTGCGGCAAGAAATCTCAGCAGACCAACCTCGCTGTCCACAACCTCCCACCCATCTGGTATGGGGGCATCTTCGCTGGGGTCAAGATATATCTCGACGCTCATGCCAACTCACTTTGCAGCAGCTCCTGAAGACGCATCAGGCAACCCTCACGCTCAGACGGGCTCAGCCGCACGAAGAGTTGCTCGATGCGCTCTCGAGTATTCTGGTCGAGCCTCTGTTTCAGCAGATTTCTTAGCCGTGTGAGTTCTTCCCTACCATCATTTGTTAGAAATGATGGAGGTGAGGAAAGTTCAACTTCAAGTAGCTCTGGTTGGCTATTTTGCTCTATTTTTTGTCTGAGCTGATCCAGCCATCGCTTGGCCTCGAGCTCTTTATTTGCGATCTGCTGTTCGAAATAATTAATTAGATCCTGTCCTGCTTGGAGATGCAGCGCTCCCAAGTCGCCAAACTGTTTGTTGAGCTCCTGGATTCCAACAAGTAACTCATGGGCTTGGGCAGGGTTCTCAAGCGGCGAAGTTCGGAGGATGCGCAGGTTATCAAAGTAATCGCTGAGGCGATCAGCCTGATCCAAAAGACGGGTAGCTTCCGTAGCTAGGTCAGTACCGGCAAAACGCCCTGCGAGATCCTTGAGTTCTAATAACAACTTCCGCACCTGGGTAAGCTCACGCGCCTGGCCTAGATCATAGCGGTACTTTTCCAGATCTTCCTGCAATTTGCGAATACCATTCTCCAAACTCCTTTGCTTCTCAATTAAGGCCTGCTTTAGATCTGTACTGGTTGCCTCTTCGAGCCACTGTCCTACCACGGCTTGTTGCTCACGAAGTTCGCGCAGGGTGGTCACAGGAGTAAGGGTTCGCAGGCGTTGCTCGAGTTCTTTGTCCCGCTGCTCCTGGATCAACCGCTTTTCGACCTGGGCGCGAATTTCCTGCAAACGATCCTGCTCAGAGCTGGGCAGAAACGCAGGCACTTGCTGGAGTTTGTGCTTTAGGGCTTCAGGACGACCCACAGAAACTTGCTGCTCTATGTCCTCGAGCCAGTTTCTGGCTTTTTCCTCTTGGTTGCGAACATAGTCATGCACCCTTGTGATGGCGCTTAAAACAGCATTTTTTTGGGCATCGCTCAAATAAGTGGTAGCTATCATCTCCTCGAGCTGGGCTATGCGTTGCTGGGCTTCCTGCGGTGTGTGTAACGTAGGCTGTGCCTCAGCCCGCAAAAGGAGGTCGGCCACCTCGCGGCAGCGGCGGCTTAGCTCTTCTAACTTCTCATACCACTCCGAGTTTTCATATTTAGCTAGGGCTTTATTGATACGGTCACGCAAATCCTGAACTTGACTCGCGCTAGATAGATTGGGAAGCTCGCTTTCCCATGCCCTGGCCTGGTTCTCCAGTTCTTCAATGGCCTGGTCTAGCTCCGCTAGCTTCTGCCTTGCCGCCTCCACAATGCGTGTGCTGCCTGGCAATGAGCCTAGCTCGGTTTTCCGTCGGCGGAGGTCTGCCAAAGTACCGCTTGTAGGTGTCAGGGCAATTTGTTTGAGGGTGATTTCTTCCTGGAGCTCAGCGGCGCGCAACACCTTAAGCTGTTCACGAAGCGTGTCAAGCTCACTGTGCAATCGTTCCGGCAAAAACGGGTGCGCCCTGGCAAGTTCTGCCTCTAGTTGAGCCAGGTTGTTGCCCTCCGCCAAACGCTTGCGACAGCTTTCAAGCCAGCTCGAGGCTTCCTTTTCTTGGGTTTCAATGTGCTCCCGAATTGACTGGGATTTCTTTTCGAGTTTCTGCTTTTGTAATTCACTCAGGTGGCTCTTGTACTCCTCAAGGTATCCGTCCAAACGTAGCAGTGCACTTTTGGCTTCTTCGGCAGTATTTGGTGGATCAACCTCAACCCTTTGAAAAAAGTTAATCAACGCCCGCAAACGTTGCTCCGCCGACTCGATGTCTCGAATGTCCGGAGTACCTTCAAAACGATTCCTCTCGCGAAGAAGCTTTCTTTCCAAGAGTTGAGCTGCCTCGACGCTATCTATTGCATCAATTTGTTTTTCAAGACCCAGGATAAAAGCCTCGAGCCTGCCGACCTCGGCTCGCAGCAATTCCTTTTTAGCGATTGCAGCTTCTCGTACCTCGTTAGAAGAATGCGCCACCAGGGGCTCAAGTTCTTTGAGATCCTTGCGGAGTTTCGTAAGCGAACCCGAAGCGTCGAGGGAGTTCACCTTTACCAGGAGGGCATCGATTTTTTGACTCTCCTCAAGGCGATGCTGCTCCCTCTCGAGTGTCTTTAGCGCTTGCTGAACCCGTTTGGCTGGCTCTACCAGCTCCAGTCTGTTGAGTTCGCGAAGCGCGTTCTTCAAAACCTCTTCTTGCCGTCCATACTGCCGGATATCGTCGAGCCGCTCATGAACTTGACACAAGTCTTCCGTTGTCTTTTTTATGCTTTCCAAAACTCTATCACGCAGTTCAGGCGGTTTGGCCTTGCTGGAGGCCACCGTGAATGGCTCGGTCAACCTGCCAATACTGCTAAGCAAATTGGCGAGTTGCTGGATGTTTGAAGCCCTTCCCAGCCTCTCCTCGATATCCCCAACAGCCCGTTCATATTCACCAAGCTTTTGTAAACCTTCGTTCAGCTTTTGCAGGGCCAGCCTGGCGTTGTCAAGCAAAGCCGGATCCGAAATATCGGTTTCGTTGGCGGAAGCCTTGAGTTTTTCCAGGATTTCCGTTGCTTCATCGGGACCCAAGCCTCCGCTATTTACCTTTGTAATAGATGTCTCTATGTCTTGCAGGAGTTGCTTGCGATCTTTGCGCCGCAAGCTGGTGCTGGCCCACAGTTCAATAAAGTCTTTGGGCTTAAGCTTTCTACCCTGACCTGTAGCACTATCGAGACCCACTATTTTGCCACCCACTGCAACCTGTAGGTCGTTGCGGTAATATCCCAGCCAGGCGCTAAACAGCAGGGCCAGGGTGTTGTGGTCGTAGCCGTAGGGCACGTTGAGCAACTCGAGCAGCACCTCCTTGAGCGGTGTCCATTCTTTTCCGGGAGGAATGCTACCCTCTAGGCGCTCCCAGGCTTTTTTGGGGTGATCCGCCTTAGGGGGCTGAAGCTTTTGCTTGGCGTTGATCAGACCCCATGCGTTTGAGGCTAGGAATTTGTCCACGATGTCCTTGGCCACTCTGGACAATGCCACCGAGGCCCCATCAAGGTTGTTGGTCATCAAAACCGGAACCAGCACCTCCACCGCACCTCTAAGATTGGTGGCGGTTTGACGAAATTGGGTGAAGAATTCCCCAGGGCGCTTGTGGTATGCGATTCGGTAAACTTCTCCAAGGGTGCGCTCGATGCGGTCTGTGGCCCCAACCCCAACGGATAAGGCCCGCACATGGCCTCTGGCCTCGGCGGGAACCTCCAGGCTGCCGTCTTTGAGTAGCTCGTCGAGGGTCTTTAAGACTTGTTTGGTTAGACGCTGTTTTTCCTCTTCTATCACCGTGAAGCCAATTTCCTTGACCACTTTATCTACAAATGTATTTTCGGTCAGCAAAACGTACTTCTGAAGGTTCGTGATCAGCTCGGGTGCAGGCCGAATAGGCTCAACCACCACTATGGGCGCTGCTTTCAGCTTAGCCGAGGCGTCTAGCACGCGTCGAAGGTGTTCATTAAACCAATCCAGATCGTCCTGCGTACGAGCTAGCGGCAACAACACCAGGCCCCGGCAGTCTGGCATATCGGTGAGGGTAGCCGCGTAGCGAGCGGTCAGGCGCTCCAACACCTGCACTGTCCAACTCGATCGTGTCAGCAGTACAAGTTGGGCAGCCCAATCTTCATTATGGCCCCAGTCCACGCTCACAGGGTAGTTGCGGGAAAGGGGGCTTTTACCCTCAGCTACAAGCTTGTTGACCTTATTCTGCCCATAACCATCAAACTCATCGAGATAGGCTTTGAGCAGATCCCGTTTTTGGAGTTCTGCGAGCTCTTGGTTAAGACGCTTTTCCAGTTCGATGGCCGCATTGCTGCCTGACCAGAAAGCGTAGATTTTGTTTGCACTATCGTAGCGAATGTAGCGCTGGGCCTCGAGCTCCTTTAGCGTTGCCTGCGCTTCCTTTGTCGAGAGGCCGGATAGCTCGGCTATAACGTTTTCAAAGCCCACACTCTTGGTTGGGATATTGCCAGCTTTCTGCAGGAGCATGGCCTTGAGCACGGCTTTTTGCTGGGGTTCTAGGTCGGGCTGGTCTACCTGTTGAAACTGCTGCCAAACCTGCTCACCAAGCATCTCCTGAAAGTAATCCACAAGCTCAATGGGTAAAATCCAGTTGGGTTTTCCGTCCCGAACGGCAGGTTCATCCAGAATCTTCCTGAGGGGGGCCTCGTTATCAGTCAGGAAACCCAAAACCGAGCGCGTATTGGAGGCTCTTTCAAAATCCAAACTCGAGAGCAAAGCCGTTGTGAGGGGGTGCAAGGGAAAACACTCCCGGGTGACCTTTTCCTGAAACTCTTCAGGGCTCCAGCCCATCACCCGCCTGTAACGTTCAGCAAATACTTCGAGAGTCAGCTCGCTTGCGCTAGCGACACGGCTGCCGATGCCAGGCTCCAGCAGGAGTTTTGCCCAATTGGCGTGGTTGGGTTTGAAGTATGCCCCAAGCACATCCTCGAGGCTGGAGTGCAGCCAGAAACGTTTATTCAGGGGTAGGCGGGTCAACTCCTTGGTTAGCGCGCCATATTGAAGCGTTCCATCGTTTTTGACGACTTTCTCGGGTTCATGCTGCGCCAGGGCTACAAACAGCACTTTGCTGCGGTAGTTATCAACCCCGTTGAGCAGTTCTTGCAGCGGAACCCCTATAGGATGAAGGCTGCTGTAGCTGCGGACAAACTCGCTAAACTCATCGAACAGGATGAGCAAACCGCCAATCAAATCTTGTTTATCACAAAGGTCTTCAACAACCCAGCCAATGGCCTCGGCAAGGTCAGTCTCTCCACCAAAATTAGGGCTGAAGTCGGTTATCTTTCGGAATAACTCTACGCAGATGGAATAGGTGCTTGTTTCGCGCCGCTCTAGCTTCTGGCGCAAGCTGGGGAGGTCAAGGCGGTGCTGGCTCAGATGTTCGTTGGCAAGCCGAGTTTGTTCGGCAGTCAGACTATTCAAGAAGCGCAGTGCGTCACCGAACCAAAAAGGTGTGAATACCCCCTTGGTAGCTTCCATAGCCTGTAGAGCGTTCTCGAGCTCCAGGAAGAACTGGTCCCGCAGGTTTTTGGGGGAATCGCCGCGAAGCAACAGTACCAGATAGGGTTTGCGGTTTTTCTTGAAGTTGCGAAAGGGCTCGACTCTGGCCGGTTCGTTGTAGGTGTGCTCGAGTTTTTCCAGTATCTGCTTGACTTCCGGCGACTCTGCGGGCTTGCCAAAGTAGTTGGCTGCGACCAACCCGAAGTGGCTTTTGCCCCGGCCATAGGTTGCCTGCACCACGAATCGGTTTTCCACACTCTCGATGGCCGCATCCATTAGCAGCCTAAGGACCTCCGCCGAGGCCTTTTGCCCCGGAAAGCTACCGGAGGTAAACATGTAGCTCTTGAGTAGACTTAGGTTGGCGTCGGTGCGGAAATGGCTAATTTGTACATCGTTTCTGAACTCGGCGTTATGGTCCAATTCGGTAATATCGCAGACCCGTAAAGTCATCGGCGCTCACCCCTTGTTGACTTTTAGCTTACAATTGCCAGTCGCCCTCCCTTGTGCCAAATGGCCCTCGAGTCTGCATCGGGCAGCAGGTGTTCCGCAGAAACAGGCAATGCAATCACCAACGCCCTGGGGCGCTTACGGAAGTTATCTAGCAGAAAATCCCAGACGTAAGGCCGATCGAGAAACTCGAGGTAGGACAGTGCAATGTCGAGGTTGTATAGCAGCAAGGCGTTGGTCTGGGAAGGAAGCTGGGCAATCTCGTCAAGCTCTTGTACGAGTGATTCTTTTGTGAGCCCCAGGAAAAGCTGTCCATCCAAAACCTTCCGCAACCGCCATTCAGCATAGTTGACGGCGTCAAGGTTTAGCTGGGCGGCCAGCGAGCGCTCTTTGCCCAGATGCTCTGAACTCAGAAGCAAAATAGCTGTACGGCAGACGAGTTGGGTACCCCGAACCCGCTGGACAACCTCTAAAGGGGAGGGTTCATTCATAGATATGCGGCAAAAAATCGGAAGGTGAGCGCCACAGGCGAAGAATTTGATGTGGGGGTGCCACTTGGACCAGCTCCAGCAGTCCCCTATTTTGGAGCTCGCGCAACCGGGAATTGAGCTGGAAAGCACCCAAGAGAAAAAGATTGGCAAAGCCGCCAAACTCGTACAGCTCTGCGAGCGCTACCTGCCTAAACTGCGGCCACACACTATCCCAAAAGTGTGCCAAGGCATACCCCACCACCCACTCGTTGGGCGGCTCGGGCTCGAGCACCCGATAGCCCGTTTCGGTTTCTTCCAAAATGCCGAGCTTTCCAAGACCGTCTTCCTTGGTATAGGTGCCCGTAAACACGGCAATCAGGCCGCGGGCCGAGCGGTCTACCAACGCCTTGCCCTCTGACTTCTGCACAAACTCCCGCACCGATTCTATCAGCCGAGAGCGTTCGAGGTGCGTCCCCGGCTGTAAC from Meiothermus cerbereus DSM 11376 includes the following:
- a CDS encoding tyrosine-type recombinase/integrase; the encoded protein is MLVSLANWQDPKKRRVQALQALQTRDEERLLELHRTYLALKGRRRARLSPHTLATYEAGIREFLAWAWPPEAAGPRMPLWTVGSDEVDIWLHTLETEGSQRLAPQRRRPLRPASLAARLAAVRSFYRALRWAGVSTVPETPSPTDPTPAHERRPALPARLYAKLLAHLSGEDEASRRDHLAARLMGEVGLRLSEVVALDVEHVHLEEGLLEVRQGKGGKGRSVPLGKSLRAELEAWLRLRLLHARAGESALLINLGGRKAHGRRMGARNLQLRFADHYRALGFPARYRGVHLLRHTAGTRYYQGLRDLYAVATLLGHADVNTSAIYAKMDREELRRRVEGLE
- a CDS encoding cysteine desulfurase family protein, translated to MASTDSMNSTSKTMKVVYLDNHATTPCDPRVVEAMLPFFAEHFGNPSSSLHALGRAAADAVEQARYQVAQLIGAKASEIVFTSGATESNNLAIFGIASAYKGPRRRLVTSPIEHKAVLEPMRRLAQEGFELVFLPVDSKGRVDLEAAQSLIDDHTLLVSIQAASNEIGTLQPIDQVAALAKEAGAFLHCDAAQAVGKVPVNVAAWGVDLLSLSAHKIYGPKGAGALYIHQDLKKGLLAPQILGGGQEWGLRSGTLNVPGIVGLGAACAIAGSELEEEARRISQMRDAFEQGIRLRIPSARFNGDLNCRLPGNSSITFPGVEADALILNLPEIALSMGSACNSGAPEPSYVLTAIGLPRNLAYDTVRIGWGRFNSWVEVDTVLDQICTVYEQLLQTPK
- the brxL gene encoding BREX system Lon protease-like protein BrxL, which translates into the protein MSARDATATSLSEKVNRVFGRLAIDKRRLLMSQLQKRGVPAYVAEWVLESVVPGVGPLTPEEAYKVQEWAKRVIPGPNEQNVLKHKIAQGETVRVLTPVQAEVDLTRIKKPSHFAKMSLLGINDAAISNDLLNQYPDLLRQGLWGVTEISRLSDGPAILSFKPMQATVNLDLFKESRRAFSLEEWRSLLLISMGYVPSAFTQEEQTLLLCRLLPLVQKNLHLMELAPKGTGKSYIYENISPKVRLVSGGNISPAVLFVNNATGQWGLLARLSVVVLDEVQTLRFEKPEEIVGGLKGYLANGKLTRGGLHETASDCGLVLLANITLDEYQRPLREVIVEELPKFLQETAFLDRIRGMIPGWKLPKLSSHFLIGPETEPAVGLKSDFFGDILLSLRDDFSADQYCARHIRLKGERPYRRNEESVRAIASGLMKLQFPHGEVSPEEFETYCLKPALELRQLIWNQLYILDGEYRQYEQYLENDESSLSG